A segment of the Lelliottia amnigena genome:
TTCGGCCACCTTCAGCGACTCTGCTGCAACGTCGATATCTTTCTCAACACAACGGGCCAGAGCACAGACGCGGCTATTTTTGATGGTGCGCGCGATAGTTTGTACGGATTCAAAATCACCCGGTGAAGAGACAGGGAAACCCACCTCCATCACGTCAACACCCATACGTTCAAGGGCCAGCGCAATTTGCAGCTTCTCTTTCACACTCAGGCTTGCCTGCAACGCCTGTTCACCGTCACGTAAGGTTGTATCGAAAATAACAACTTGCTGGCTCATGGGTTTGGTCCTTGTCTGTCCTGGGGCGCCTTGCTACGAGCATAAAAAAAACCCGCGCACTGGCGCGGGTTTCTTGTTTACTGGAGACGATTCAACGTTGAATTTCGTTCGCCAGCCTACCGCGCAAATGGGATGCGTTTAGTAGTAGTAGGCTGAGAGAACGAACGGTACGAATCATGAATCATGCTCCAGATGAATGCGTTATGCCTTTAGTGGTACTGGATATGCCGATCCAAGTCAACCCCTGCGATGAAAAACGGCCTAAAGAAATGAAGGTATGTGGTTTTCTATTTTAGCGTATTGTGCTGGTTTTTATCGTTGCAGGTAATTAATTAGTCTAATATTGGACTCAAAATAAACTTTAAGAATTAATTTAATATAATTCGTTTCAATTCGATATTGCTTGATATGTTTTGTGAGTGTGGATTTATTCTATTTAATTCATCAAGTTAGGGTCTTATCTCGTCCGGCTAAGGTGAATGAAAATCGCACAATGATCATGGGTTGTTAACTATCACGTATTGATGGTGTTGAATAGTTTAATAAAGCTTAAATATGAGTTCATCATAAGGCTTATTGTTTATTCATTAGATTTATGGTTTCATTCCAATCCTAATGTTTTAGTTATCACTTTTGGCACTTATCGCTTAAGTATGTCTTTACATCTTCACGTTATTTGCCGTAAGTATTTATATATTCCGAAATTTAAACCTTTCTCTTTCTCTGATTTTATCTGCATGATAAATAATATCTTTAGAGGTTATTACTGCACAAAGATAAAAGGAGTTTAGCGTGACGGTGGAGTTAGATATGTTAGAAAGCAAAATTGAACGGACTCACGTGGGTGACGGGACCCGTCCGCAATTACGGACGGTGGATCTTAACTTATTAACTGTTTTTGATGCTGTTATGCAGGAGCAGAATATTACTCGCGCGGCGCAGTCATTAGGGATGTCGCAGCCTGCAGTGAGTAATGCTGTTGCTCGGCTTAAACTGATGTTCAATGATGAATTATTTGTCAGATACGGCCGTGGGATTCAGCCTACAGCAAGGGCTTGTCAACTTTTTGGTTCGATACGGCAGGCATTGCAGCTGGTGCAAAATGAGCTTCCCGGATCGGGTTTTGAGCCTGTTAGCAGTGAGCGCGTTTTTCATCTCTGCGTGTGCAGTCCGCTGGATAACTATTTAACTTCGGTTATCTATAATAAAGTCGAAGCCATTGCACCGAATATAAATCTGATATTTAAATCTTCACTTAATCAGAACACAGAACACCAGTTGCGTTATCAGGAAACGGAATTTGTGATTGGCTATGAAGAGTTCCGTCGTCCGGAGTTTTCTTGCGTGCCGCTGTTTAATGATGAAATGGTATTAGTCGCCAGCAGGACGCACCCGCGCATAAATGGGCCTCTCCTCGAAAGTGATGTGTATCAAGAGCAACATGCAGTGGTCGCGCTCGACAGATATGCCTCTTTCAGCCAGCCGTGGTATGACACACCCGATAAACAGTCAAAGGTGGCTTATCAAGGAATGGCGATGGTGAGCGTATTAAATATTGTTTCACAGACGCATCTGGTGGCTATTGCTCCTCGTTGGTTGGCGGAAGAGTTCTCAGATAGGTTAAATCTGCAAGTTATGCCGCTGCCGCTAAAATTAAATAGTCGTACCTGTTACCTTTCCTGGCATGAAGCCGCCGGGCGCGATAAAGGTCATCAGTGGATGGAAGAGCTATTAGCCAGTGTTTGCCGTCGTTAACACGGTTCGGGATAAATCGATGTGAAACATCTGGTTTATCCCGCTATTTATTTATAATGCAAAATTTTATCCCGTCGGCATTTTTTCTTAACGTTGTTTACCCCTCAAAAATAGATAAATTACTGACACTACGTCTTTTTTGGCGATGAATTATCATCGGAAAAGCTTATCTCAGATGAATTCACTGAATTCTCACGTATCCCCTGTGTATTCTGCTTTCTAGCGTTTCTTCACGCCATGGTTTGCCGATTGCCTGCCTTAGGGCGAGCGGTTATGGTGAAAGCCACTCTGCAAAAATCTATGACAGGGGAAGCCCTGCTCAGCAAGACGACGAGGAAATGAATTCCTGTGTTCGTCTATAACAACAATAAGCCTGGAGGCAAACCATGGAGATGTTGTCTGGCGCCGAAATGGTCGTCCGGTCGCTCATCGATCAGGGCGTGAAGCAAGTATTCGGCTATCCCGGAGGCGCAGTCCTCGATATTTATGATGCGTTGCACACCGTAGGTGGCATCGATCATGTTCTGGTGCGCCACGAGCAGGCCGCTGTACATATGGCTGATGGTT
Coding sequences within it:
- the leuO_2 gene encoding leucine transcriptional activator; protein product: MTVELDMLESKIERTHVGDGTRPQLRTVDLNLLTVFDAVMQEQNITRAAQSLGMSQPAVSNAVARLKLMFNDELFVRYGRGIQPTARACQLFGSIRQALQLVQNELPGSGFEPVSSERVFHLCVCSPLDNYLTSVIYNKVEAIAPNINLIFKSSLNQNTEHQLRYQETEFVIGYEEFRRPEFSCVPLFNDEMVLVASRTHPRINGPLLESDVYQEQHAVVALDRYASFSQPWYDTPDKQSKVAYQGMAMVSVLNIVSQTHLVAIAPRWLAEEFSDRLNLQVMPLPLKLNSRTCYLSWHEAAGRDKGHQWMEELLASVCRR